The proteins below are encoded in one region of Phaseolus vulgaris cultivar G19833 chromosome 1, P. vulgaris v2.0, whole genome shotgun sequence:
- the LOC137816098 gene encoding uncharacterized protein, with product MRNTRQTTKQREEEDVQNPTMQHILHTIQQLQEEVRRSAEEAREEQERLREEVKMSMEEALKAHKELHKINHELQLQTIQQLQEEAKRRSEKAREKQDLLKVYRELQRITEEFRTSKPKNMVQQGNHGSLQMHPQDEPQPFTQNIIDEQVPPSFMVPKITPFSGTGDPELHLMAFRVQMLISGGSDAVRCKMFAGTFTGIALRWFNNIPDHSIPSFHVLSKKFIEKFAVNKVEFPTIADLVDIRQGEGESLKSYLSRFCGVSIKIFSHENLFVDAFVKGLQASSFFESLIRDKPDSMVDVQIRATSYIKEEELMRLERKRHQPPKIRKNITKKSLRRYEPY from the coding sequence ATGAGAAACACTAGACAAACAACAAAGCAGAGAGAGGAAGAGGACGTTCAGAATCCCACAATGCAACATATATTACATACTATTCAGCAATTGCAAGAGGAAGTAAGGAGAAGTGCAGAGGAAGCAAGAGAGGAGCAAGAGCGACTAAGGGAAGAAGTGAAGATGTCAATGGAGGAAGCCTTAAAGGCACACAAGGAGCTACATAAGATTAACCATGAAttgcaattacaaacaattcaACAATTGCAAGAGGAAGCAAAGAGAAGGTCAGAGAAAGCAAGAGAGAAGCAAGACCTACTAAAGGTATACAGGGAGCTTCAAAGGATTACCGAGGAATTCCGAACCTCAAAACCAAAAAATATGGTGCAACAAGGAAACCATGGATCTCTCCAAATGCATCCACAAGACGAACCGCAACCATTCACGCAAAACATTATTGATGAACAAGTTCCACCTAGTTTCATGGTGCCAAAAATTACTCCATTTTCAGGAACAGGTGATCCGGAGCTTCATCTCATGGCTTTTCGTGTACAAATGCTTATCTCAGGTGGTTCAGACGCAGTGCGATGCAAGATGTTCGCCGGAACCTTCACCGGAATTGCCCTACGGTGGTTCAACAATATACCAGATCATTCAATCCCCTCATTCCATGTCCTTTctaaaaaatttatagaaaaattcGCGGTGAATAAGGTAGAATTCCCTACAATAGCCGACCTAGTTGACATTAGACAGGGAGAAGGTGAGTCCCTGAAAAGTTATCTTAGTCGCTTCTGCGGAGTTTCGATTAAGATATTTTCACATGAAAATCTATTTGTTGACGCCTTTGTGAAAGGCCTTCAGGCTAGTTCCTTCTTTGAATCACTGATTCGAGATAAGCCTGATTCTATGGTCGACGTCCAAATTAGAGCAACTTCGTATATTAAAGAGGAAGAACTCATGCGACTTGAAAGGAAGCGACATCAACCCccaaaaattagaaaaaatataacCAAGAAGTCTTTACGACGTTACGAACCTTATTGA
- the LOC137816245 gene encoding transcription factor MYB2-like — protein MDVNMKKSRSTEEVQNSEDTRKGPWSVEEDTLLQNYVATHGDGRWNSVARCAGLKRSGKSCRLRWLNYLCPDVRRGNITLQEQITILDLHSRWGNRWSKIARHLPGRTDNEIKNYWRTRVIKQARNLKCDVDSKQFKDALRYVWMPRLIERIQPSSETHDPLHVSSPSKLYPNPTPLLHHQNGLHGSCSGSSNGLDSSSAKLESPLECEGLGHNVSVSGVCERELEQGNITLPLGGGDSMESLWDDQNLWLMHQLCDDLEIQDNFLA, from the exons ATGGATGTTAACATGAAGAAATCACGGTCCACAGAAGAGGTGCAGAATAGTGAGGACACTAGAAAAGGTCCATGGAGCGTTGAAGAGGACACTCTTCTCCAAAACTACGTTGCCACCCACGGCGACGGTCGCTGGAACTCCGTCGCACGCTGTGCAG GCCTCAAGAGATCGGGCAAAAGTTGCAGGCTAAGATGGTTAAACTACTTGTGCCCCGATGTTCGTCGTGGAAATATAACACTCCAGGAACAGATAACCATTCTGGATCTTCATTCTCGGTGGGGCAATAG GTGGTCGAAAATTGCTCGGCATCTTCCCGGTAGAACGGACAACGAAATAAAGAATTATTGGAGGACTCGTGTGATTAAGCAAGCAAGAAATCTGAAGTGTGACGTGGACAGTAAACAGTTCAAAGATGCCTTGCGTTACGTGTGGATGCCCCGTTTGATTGAGCGAATTCAACCGTCATCGGAAACTCACGACCCGCTCCATGTGTCATCCCCTTCCAAACTTTACCCGAACCCAACTCCTCTGCTCCATCACCAAAACGGGTTGCACGGTTCGTGTTCAGGTTCCAGTAATGGCTTGGACTCATCAAGTGCCAAGTTGGAGAGTCCTTTAGAGTGTGAAGGTTTGGGCCATAATGTTTCAGTTTCGGGCGTATGTGAGCGAGAGTTGGAACAGGGGAATATCACGCTACCTTTAGGTGGTGGGGACTCAATGGAGAGTTTGTGGGATGATCAGAATCTGTGGCTTATGCATCAACTTTGTGATGATCTGGAAATTCAAGACAATTTCCTTGCGTGA